One window of the Lacerta agilis isolate rLacAgi1 chromosome 17, rLacAgi1.pri, whole genome shotgun sequence genome contains the following:
- the LOC117061807 gene encoding glycine-rich cell wall structural protein 1-like, with protein MASCGPSCAVPSCASTPVVGFGSAGGLGGGLGGGFGGGLGSGFGGGFGYGSGFGSSALVGSGVPSASLGILSGVQPSCVNQIPPAEVVIQPPPVVVTIPGPILSASCEPVSVGGNTPCAAGGYGSGFGSGFGRGLYGGAGLLGSSSGAWGGRSRYGLVGRRGSICYSPC; from the coding sequence ATGGCTTCCTGTGGACCATCCTGTGCCGTCCCCTCTTGTGCTTCCACCCCAGTCGTTGGTTTTGGATCAGCCGGTGGTCTTGGCGGTGGTCTTGGCGGCGGTTTCGGCGGTGGCCTTGGCAGTGGTTTTGGCGGTGGATTTGGCTATGGTTCTGGCTTTGGCTCCAGTGCCCTGGTTGGATCCGGCGTCCCTTCTGCTAGTCTCGGTATTCTTTCCGGAGTCCAGCCTTCATGCGTCAACCAAATCCCACCAGCAGAGGTCGTCATCCAGCCACCTCCCGTCGTCGTGACCATCCCAGGACCCATCCTCTCTGCCAGTTGCGAGCCTGTGTCTGTCGGAGGCAACACCCCATGTGCTGCTGGTGGTTATGGATCCGGATTTGGCAGCGGATTTGGCAGAGGGCTCTATGGTGGTGCAGGTCTTCTGGGGTCCAGCTCTGGGGCTTGGGGGGGCCGTAGCCGTTATGGGCTAGTGGGGCGTAGAGGCAGCATCTGCTATTCCCCCTGCTAA